TATAGATTTGTgagaataatatcaaaaaaaaaaaaagtatagggATCCTTTCATTCTTGAGAATCACATAATTACCACACTActtaatttcttattatatttcaaattttaacaaaGAAGGAAATTCATAGTATGaacaattacaatttttttcatactCACAAGCCACACCTATTTTGTTTGGAACATGTTAGTAATAACATATTCATATAAATCATCAATGCTTAATATATATACCAGTACTATATGTTCCTGTTTATTCATCACAGCATTGATACATGACAAACTTCTCCATAGATCGGCCACATTCTGCACATACCACTCTATCTGGTATCCTCCCAGCAGTCCCAGGTAGCACAAGGCGACTGCAGTGATGTGGAGAGTGAAGCTTCTTAAGGTGGTCATTAATGGCTGCCACAAGACCCTTTTGCTGTACTTGACCCTTCCACTGTTCATATTCAGAAAAGCAAGTTAAGAATGTGCTCCCCTTTTCCTTGGTCATCTCAGCTGATCCTCTGCTAAGCAAGGCCCATCCACCTTCGCTTGCATCAAAGCTAAGTATTGACATGATCTCCTGCATTATAGGATCGGTCTCTGCAGTTCTGCCCAGTTGCATCTTGGATTGCCACATACTTTCTATcctaacccaaaaaaaccaaaccagAGCTATGTCCTGCCAGCAATAACTGAGTTTTTCTGTGCTGATGGCCACAGTGTTTCTCCTGACTCGCTCTTTTGGGTTGCTCTTTCCCACATAAACCAACTCCAAGGAAATGCCTGTCGCTTGTGCCACAACACTAGCAGCATTTGTAAACTTTCGGATCCACTCCATATCCTCTCCTCCATACAAGCAtatgtatttttcttctaatatcTAAATGAAGCAAGGAattgatttaatatttttttataataaaaaaagagaaatgttatattcacaatattttgacaacaaatcttaaatgtGAGGCTATTATGAGTGGACAAATAAGTAATTTAAGTtatagattcaaattaaaaccaataataacttaccacttataatttgttgtaagaCAATTGTGGACGTAGTACttctcataataaaaaataaaaataaaatagtttacaTGTGTGATCACTACCCCCATCCACTTAAATCCTAGCATGCATGGCGAGGGACTGCCAAAGCATTAGTGGGGGCTTGCCACAACTCGAATCCACGACTCTTAGAATGGATTTACAATGACTTCCTACCACtaaatcacaccttagaaatcTAGGATGGTAATtgatttaacattttaattttagggtccgtttgatTAGGGTGAAACagggaggataaaaaatgagagagagaaaatatgagagaaaatgGATTTTGTGGTTGTTTTGTTGGGGTGGAAAGTTTGAGGAATTTTGATGGGGACTAGCTATTTTCTCATTAATcccaccaaaatgttttctctccaatttgaaGAGAAACCACTATTACATTTTTGCCCATCTTTTCTAACGTCGAATAGAGACAACAACAATCATCCCTCTCTTCTAGTTTTTCTCTTGTCCTTaatttccctcttcttcttgtccttttcttcttgttctttctcttcttttcttttttttaatactttttctcttgtgttttgttttgaagtagaaacattttttttctttctgtttttcttGTTCAGCATCCATCTCGAtctatgctttttcttttttcccaatgtttttataataaaaaaaatgtaataaatataataacaaagagaaaaaaaaaataatataatttttataaaatgttattttattaattttaattgataaataagtaatattttattacaaagaaaataatttcttatatataataaaataaggaCATAAGAATAGATTTAGACAAATCACATTTTctatccttctttttttttttttttttctcaacaaaaaaataagttttactttccttcatttttccaccctccaaccaaacacaaatgagagaAACTAATTTCCtctatcctcctacttttcTACCCTTTCCCACTTTTTCATCCTTCAACCAAATAGACTCTTAGTATAAGAAGCACAATGCACTTTTAAgatataaatagtaaatacacCAAGTAAGAGCTCTCACAATAAAGATGCTAAAATAATTCTAAAGTTATTTTAGCATCTCAACCACACAAAAAAGGCCCTACAATAAAGTTGGTATAGCTAAAAGTTTTAGCTATATTTTACCTTCATGCTATAGTGGGCTATTATCAATAACAGCTCACTGTAGCATGTAggtaaacataaaaaatatttttttattccctcctttctcatttttttttattccctccactctctcctctctcacttctCTGTTGACTGGGTTTGATTGTGAGATCGAATTGGCTATTCATGGGTCTAATTATGCTCTGATGGTTTTGTGGTTGTTCATGGGTCTAATTATGCTCTGGCAATTTCATGGGCATCGATGGTTTCATGGGTCTAATTGTGTTTCGGTGGATTGTACTCTAGTGGTTTCATGGTTATGAGATTGGATTCGTGGGCATCAGCGTGGTTGTGCTCTGATGGGTTTTGATTAGGGGcgtcaaatgggtgggtttggggtgggcataattaagttgggtatataaaactcatttacccattaaaacccatttaactaatttgtttctaacccaaacccaacccaacccagttattatgggtaaaccccaacccacccaattacccaattatcaaaattaccgaAATGCCCCTAAAGTGAAAAACTCAAATCTCACTGCTCCACCCAGCCTTATGACCTTCTCTGGTTCAAAAAGTGAGGttggaaaatttcatcaaatctcaaaaaaaaaaaaaaaaaaaaatcacagtaatCCCAAACTCtaattttcatcaaatctcCAACTCCaattttctcagtaaccaaagACTCCCCAAGAAATGGAAGTGGAAGTGAAAGTATACTACCAAACTCAACCTCACACCAAAAACTCTCTACACTCCTCTCCCCCATTCTACACCAAAACCCTTCTCACAGTAATCCATGCATCGGCGCGTGTTAGAGATCTCGATGATCCGTTCCTCGTCCCTGGGGATCAGTTCGTGCACGTTGATCCACGCATTGGTGTGCTGCCGAATCGACTTGATAATGCTCCCGGACTTCCTGATCACCCCTTCGGCCTTCACGTCGTGGCACAAAATCCGAAACGACGTCATCACAATCAGTGACGGGTTCGGCTAGGGCTTCGCGACTCGACCCGACCCGCCTTTGTGGCGGTGGTGAGGCGAGCCTGGCGGAGTTGGAGCTGTTGTGTAGTGGTGGTtgtaccaaattttttttccttgctttgtccctttgttctttgtttgtttcttgggaaaatgggattttttttcaaacttggaaaccctagaaaatggaagaagagaagagaggctGAAAGAGGGGTAGGgctgagttttttatttttattttggatgggAAAGGATGGGTTGAATTTGGGttaattgtttttgggttaaatggggcttaatgggtttttagttaaaacccaataattattaggtctaattgggttgatgtccatttaacccaaataataATTGGGTGAGTTTGGGTTCAATTAAAGTGAGTGGATTTGGGCGGGTAAATGGGTTTGGACTTATTTTGCCATCCCTAGTTTTGATTGGTTGTGGTGGTCAGATTCATGGGTTTGGCTGTTATGGATTCATGGTAGTCAGAATCATGGATTCGTGGTGGTCAAATTCGTTGGTtggctggatttttttttttttttctattgttgtGGTTTATGGTTATGGCCAGTAGGGCGACGTTAGAGGTGGTAGAGGTGGCTATTGTTGTTGCGTTGTTTTTCTTGGTGTCAGTGGGTTGCTATGGGTGTTTGTGGGTTGTGGTTGATGGTGGCAGTGGGGTGGGGTGGGTGTTTGTGGGTTGTGATCGACGGTGGTTGTAGGTTGTTGAGGTTAATGGTGGCTATGAGTTatggtttattatatttattttattagtttgtttatattattttaaattggtgtatgttaaaatagaagtattgatgttgggtgtattgtaaagtgtgttattaaaatagataaaatatgtttttgagTTACTAAAAactaagggcccgtttggtagagaagtttgagtaatgttgtttgtatttttttgaaatacatgtatataaaaaagtgtgtgaaaatgtgtgtaatgttatttaaaaattgaaaatatgttgTTTAACTACTCTACCAAATAGGGCCTAAATTTTTTAGCTCTCTTACTATGAATACTCTAAAGCACTAAAAACAAGTCAtttaatactaaaataaaacatgagctcaaaaaatcatatgaagAAGTACATTTTCATATTAGTTGGCTTGGTTTTATTGGTTTGGAGTATCACTTATGATCCGAGAATACCTAAATACTTATTCACAGGGGCAGAGtcaggaatttttgtttggaggaCCAAGCTACaacaataatatatttatcatgACAACCCTCCATATGCACATATACACATGCTTTTTattatacacacttttttatttgataagttatatatatacacacacccaaaaaaaaaaaaaagcttagtattttcaatcaaaattatgtttgatggcaatctttcataaaataaaattcatttttatcatttttatagtgaaattctttaaaaaattcattttcaatgcaaattatcaaattttatactaaagtaagGAAAAAATCTTCCAATtgaactaataaaattttcaaaaatatgaatgatccaaaacttggaaGAATAAGTTAGGCGtcaaacatatttgaaactattttactcTAACCCATTATGTGACaactaaagagacatttcataTATAGTTttaatgacataatttttaaaataagttaatgaCTTGTTAATTGTCACATAACTAGCTGAAAAAGATATagattcaaatatgtttggtgCCAAACTTAGTTAAATATTTAATAGATATAACAGcgcattttacaataaaaaatagaattatgaaaaaaatgttgtctctataactattagaccaattattttttttaagaacatcaTTGAACTAAATCAAATATTTGGgggccaactcttatttttatagattaaattttgaaaacattaaaataattttatatatataaatatatatatatatatatatatatatatttttttttttttttaatttcaaaattttgtaggggccatggcccccacCCTTACACATAGCTAAGCCCCTGACTTATTCCCTAAATACTTTTCTTATGTGTTTGATGTGAGCAATTTTGACATTCATGCACGCACATGTGGATCAATTTGTACATGCGCGCATACATGAATAATGGCACATAATGGTTAAGTTTCTGTGAGAAAAAGCTGACAATTAATTGTGAAGATGCACTTACCCACTTATTTATCAATGGATCAATGCTATCCACCAACAAATCAAGTTTCCAAGTCTCTTCCTTCCATAGAGCTTCCTCTCTAGCACTGGTGAAAGGGAAAGCAGTACCCCCCCAAATCCACATCATGTGGAGTGCATTTAGACTTGAAACTCGTCCTTGTGGGTCTATCACCACAAGAATTGCCTTCTTCCTGAAATTCCAAACCTCCTTGATGTACTTGACCACTGCCGGCTCGATCAAGGAAGGATGCTGCACACAGTACCATGGCATTGAAGCCTGCAGACTGTCAAATTGCTTTTGCCTGTTCTCAGTCCATGGGGCATTTGAGTCTAAGATTGGGAGCCACACAACTTCATGTTGCCGAGCGTCATTGTTTATCTGTTCAAGAATAGCAACCTCTTCTTGCGAGATGTCTACGTCTGATATGAGCAGTAAGACATATTTTCGCCTTAGGACATCAATGCTAACCTGATttggtcattaaaaaaatatcacatATAGTTAGTACTGTAATCTGCGAAGATATTCTTACACCTTCTTGATTTGTATTAGCTAGTCATTCCATTTCACCTCCTTTTCCAGAGTTCCTATCAGTTCTTGCTTTTGACTAGTTCAGTAGTTCTTAATAGCAAAACTCTAGGGGGTGAAAATGCAACATTTTATTACATATGTAAAAAGTGTACAAATTTAGTTGTGACGTCGGACATTCAAAAGTATATGAATTCTAGAACTATATATAAGAAacatttttcagcaaaaatatatatatatatatatatatataagaaacatttaaaaaataaaaattcattctaATAGAGAAAGACTTTGGAAATATATTTGTACACCTAAGAATTTAGGTGAGACAAAGGTAGTTCTCAATTTAATATATGTGGGCAATAATGTTTAAGTTTTGTTAAAATGTAAGAGATGAAAGGATTGTATACCCTTCTTTTGGTGACTCCATCAAAAAGTGGCAGCAGGTCATCCTTTTGATAAATCAATGCCTTGAGAACCTTCAGGTTGTCAATATGGATCATTTCCATCAAATGATGAAGGTTCTGATAAGCTtccatttgttttctttcatctGCACCAGATTATCCAACATTCATTTTATGAGTCTGATTTGCTTATTAAGTACACGCATCTATGACATCTCAATGCATCTAAACTCACCTATATGCTTATAGCATGTAGACAATTGAGTTGCTAGGTGGCTTTGCATGTTGCCGACCTTGTGAGCCAAGCTAGATAGCTCCCAAGACTCTGTAGTTGATACTATGTGCCTGAAAGCAACAGTCAATAACAATTCCAAAAGAGTATTATTGGTGATTGATTTTCTAACTGCTTAAACTTTTAGGAAGGTTATTAAGTTGTCAATGTA
This DNA window, taken from Quercus robur chromosome 2, dhQueRobu3.1, whole genome shotgun sequence, encodes the following:
- the LOC126714740 gene encoding protein SIEVE ELEMENT OCCLUSION B-like is translated as MATTSQTLANAQRLIKGDRLMFSSSDDNVMSKQIQATHAPDDREVDVRPLLHLIEDIFKRATPTTEAIVVPGIQSHAEALESKTNQASSINVPEALAYLIDQLACELSCKCSGSGDAHTIAISILNMLTNYSWDAKLVLVLSACAVNFGEFWLLAHNCTTNQLAKSVAILRKIPELLERTSMLKPRFDTINNLVKVMVGITKCIVEFRELPPQYITTEVTALSTAMTHIPVAVYWTIRGVVACASQIAGLTGFEHIVSTTESWELSSLAHKVGNMQSHLATQLSTCYKHIDERKQMEAYQNLHHLMEMIHIDNLKVLKALIYQKDDLLPLFDGVTKRRVSIDVLRRKYVLLLISDVDISQEEVAILEQINNDARQHEVVWLPILDSNAPWTENRQKQFDSLQASMPWYCVQHPSLIEPAVVKYIKEVWNFRKKAILVVIDPQGRVSSLNALHMMWIWGGTAFPFTSAREEALWKEETWKLDLLVDSIDPLINKWILEEKYICLYGGEDMEWIRKFTNAASVVAQATGISLELVYVGKSNPKERVRRNTVAISTEKLSYCWQDIALVWFFWVRIESMWQSKMQLGRTAETDPIMQEIMSILSFDASEGGWALLSRGSAEMTKEKGSTFLTCFSEYEQWKGQVQQKGLVAAINDHLKKLHSPHHCSRLVLPGTAGRIPDRVVCAECGRSMEKFVMYQCCDE